The Chaetodon auriga isolate fChaAug3 chromosome 3, fChaAug3.hap1, whole genome shotgun sequence genome has a window encoding:
- the il12rb1 gene encoding leukemia inhibitory factor receptor has protein sequence MILPHFLLHLMETWCSPHRSVVVFMLLTTISRGSTCEAPSSPQCFRRRTDESVYLCEWSMNTTESNVMFDLYFNGIKFGGIKKTWSLFNEEQLIIYRPVDIWVEARAGNSSCMSTRRSVVLGQTVKYEAPQNISMSWLKKNLKLSWKAAEKHPALAEVRLRRHEHPTESWEKRTRQIANETFMYRVIVENLLKDTAYQVQIRHRSNQVLNPLWSDWSPVVIVPAELEQNPQVTMTETLVNRTRKVTLTWKPMPHAAAVTEVTYSLRDTQSSLGCPCQSRTHPVKSHKHTTYVSYSAVNISVIATNAAGPSPPAIIPVPVQPAADLEICTTTLLDGKLNKMTCLELYELQDEDLRPKNVIILTAKKRKAEREQIRKTVKDYVRYLYFEHRCDGRKPQTVNMCLFYQKEGVPRRAPQDFISFSETHNSVHLSWKAIPPADQQGFLTHYSLCSVKISSQDEPKVCQNISASLTKHLLENLTPGTKYNISLAGVTRMGEGPKATVPIHTPPETRVNVLWSFSLLLLFFFITTSCTCILKRIKNKIFPPVPTPVIPDFTCYESQEMLERKEEVHELTLHQLHPEGKHVPRDAEETTILRGEWDDGTDEEVENERGDSKMSGGTSDECLSPGSTEQALRSSRGGEVTDLEQVDNEIAMLIYRNGLVLDGKTDST, from the exons ATGATCCTTCCACACTTTCTACTGCACCTCATGGAAACTTGGTGTTCACCGCATCgatctgttgttgtgtttatgcTCCTTACAACGATCAGCAGAG GGTCGACATGCGAGGCTCCTTCCAGTCCTCAGTGCTTCAGAAGAAGAACGGATGAGTCTGTGTACCTGTGTGAATGGAGCATGAACACGACTGAGAGCAATGTGATGTTTGACCTTTACTTTAA TGGAATAAAATTTGGGGGCATTAAGAAGACCTGGTCTCTGTTCAACGAGGAACAGCTTATCATATATCGTCCAGTTGACATTTGGGTGGAAGCTCGCGCAGGAAACTCCAGCTGCATGTCAACCAGGAGGTCTGTTGTGCTCGGGCAGACAG TTAAGTATGAAGCACCACAGAATATTTCCATGtcctggttaaaaaaaaacctgaagttgagctggaaagcagcagagaagcatCCAGCTTTAGCCGAGGTCCGGCTCCGACGACATGAACACCCCACAGAATCATGGGAGAAA AGAACACGACAGATTGCCAACGAGACCTTTATGT ACCGGGTGATTGTTGAGAATCTGCTGAAGGACACAGCTTACCAGGTTCAAATCAGACATCGGTCCAATCAGGTCCTGAACCCACTGTGGAGCGACTGGTCTCCAGTTGTGATTGTTCCTGCAG agctggagcaaaACCCTCAGGTCACCATGACAGAAACACTTGTAAATAGAACTCGAAAGGTGACGCTAACGTGGAAG ccgATGCctcatgcagcagcagtcacagaggTGACGTACAGCCTGAGGGACACACAGTCTTCTCTTGGATGTCCGTGTCAGAGCAGGACACATCCCGTCaaatcacataaacacactacCTATGTCTCGTACTCTGCTGTCAACATCTCTGTTATTGCCACAAACGCAGCAGGACCTTCTCCTCCAGCAATCATACCAGTCCCAGTCCAACCTGCTGCAGATTTagaaa TTTGTACCACAACGTTACTGGATGGAAAATTAAATAAGATGACTTGCCTTGAGTTGTACGAGCTTCAAGATGAAGATTTGAGGccaaaaaatgtcatcattttgacagcgaagaagagaaaagcagaaagggAGCAAATAAGAAAGA CCGTCAAGGATTATGTTCGCTACCTTTACTTTGAACACAGATGTGATGGTAGGAAACCACAGACCGTTAACATGTGCCTCTTTTATCAGAAAGAGGGTG TTCCACGCAGAGCACCTCAGGACTTCATTTCTTTTAGTGAAACACACAACTCTGTTCACCTGTCTTGGAAAGCTATTCCCCCTGCAGACCAGCAAGGTTTCCTCACTCACTACAGCCTCTGCAGCGTGAAAATCAGCTCACAGGATGAGCCCAAAG TGTGCCAGAACATTTCAGCCTCACTGACGAAACACCTTCTGGAAAACTTGACTCCAGGAACGAAGTACAACATCAGCCTGGCTGGAGTGACACGGATGGGAGAAGGACCTAAAGCCACAGTGCCGATCCACACGCCGCCGGAGACGCGTGTGAATG TGTTATGGAGTTTCAGCttgctgcttttgttctttttcatcacAACATCGTGCACCTGTATCCTGAAGAG AATCAAAAACAAGATCTTCCCTCCTGTGCCGACACCTGTTATTCCAGATTTCACCTGTTATGAGAGTCAG GAGATgctggagagaaaggaggaggtgcATGAGCTGACGCTGCACCAGCTACACCCAGAGGGCAAGCATGTCCCCAGAGACGCAGAGGAGACCACCATCCTCAGAGGAGAGTGGGACGATGGCACCGACGAGGAGGTGGAGAACGAGAGGGGTGATTCGAAGATGTCAGGAGGAACCAGCGATGAGTGTTTGAGCCCCGGCTCCACAGAACAGGCGCTGAGGAGCTCCAGGGGAGGAGAAGTGACAGATCTGGAGCAGGTGGACAATGAGATTGCAATGCTGATATACAGGAATGGTTTGGTCCTTGATGGCAAGACAGACTCGACTTAA